A stretch of Paenibacillus sp. URB8-2 DNA encodes these proteins:
- a CDS encoding UvrD-helicase domain-containing protein: MPAKPEGSIWSDDQWRAIVESGDDILVAAAAGSGKTAVLVERIIRKIGDESSGFSVDRLLVATFTKAAASEMRQRIREALDRKLEQDPDNAHLRRQLALLGRASITTLHSFCLEVIRRYYQLIPLDPGFRILNEHEAEIMRQEILEELFEEKYEEAGEDGVFVQLADWFSGERTDDAVHALVQRLHDFARSHPWPEEWLRETAAGFSLPDTEALSRTPWVRSILEEAALALAAAASQLERGRQIALQPGGPAPYADNLAADLDMVEGLRRAVEERPWAELYDLFSGAAFGKLKPCKKDATDPALQETVKGLRDEVKKIIVELQNSLFGRPADAFLRELHEAAPLMTELAETVILFGERYRAEKAGKGLVDFSDLEHYCLAILRHPESAAGYSMPSDAALEYRAQFDEVLLDEYQDTNSVQEEIVRLISREDPGNRFMVGDMKQSIYRFRLAEPGLFLDKYRSYGKSGFKEEHKQESQGTDESGGTAISETKTGEKKGIVIDLSRNFRSRMEVVNAVNMLFRQIMNETVAEIAYDERAELVYGANFPGAADKGPDTYFAPELLLIDRGSSKGMPEEKAEDGEAETAESELIESETAQLEARAIARRIIRMTGMDGGEPLQIYDKGLGTMRPVVYGDIVILLRSASLWAPLMMEELRLEGIPAYGDQNRGYFQATEVEVILSLLKVVDNPQQDIPLAGTMRSPVVGLTEEELAKVRLCGVGSFYDAVIAAVSGGLTAGGAGSTGHEAAHAAVATDVTTDVTTAGVGSVIGNEVEGAFDVRGGAENAEETAAASETVNAEPTVSGESETVGPAISVSLRNKLNRFLEQLEGWRDEARQGDVSGLIWRIYRESGYLEWIGGLPGGAQRQSNLKALYDRAVQFENDTSARGLFRFLVFISRLRENGGDLGAAGGSGEQGEGVRIMTIHKSKGLEFPVVFLAGMSKGFNRQDLYAPFLMHKELGFGPRFLERETRVSYPTLPYLAIGRRSRLELLAEEMRVLYVGLTRPRDKMILVGTVRDLAGKAANWMSSGAGEDQLLPDHLLARGRSYLDWVGPALIRHPGAAILRKIAGKEGAAPLTLRGDLSNWSVSVLPSSELEAGALTARDGREDGEEARRTALHELRRGVPVTAYDGEKAGAAERLSWRYPYEAAAGIPAKTSVTELKSLLSLQDQPSFDLLEEQLPGARERSSAAADSLHLRRPRFMEQRGVTPAERGTVYHTVMQHIPLEGEVGLAEVKETLARLVQLCILTEEQAAAVDPEKAAAFYDHPLGRRLLASPWKRREMPFSYMVPASEAYRGLQALDRASSELLGESGTASPSVLIQGVIDCLFREEGRLILLDYKSDAILEHKGGLEALEEKYRYQLSLYSEALGDILGEEIAESWLYFFDGGHAVRVSG, from the coding sequence ATGCCGGCAAAACCGGAAGGAAGCATATGGAGCGACGATCAATGGCGGGCCATCGTGGAGAGCGGGGACGACATTCTTGTGGCGGCTGCTGCCGGCTCCGGCAAGACCGCTGTGCTCGTTGAGCGGATCATCCGCAAAATCGGCGACGAAAGCAGCGGCTTCAGCGTGGACCGGCTGCTGGTGGCGACTTTTACCAAAGCTGCCGCGTCCGAGATGCGGCAGCGCATCCGCGAGGCGCTGGACCGTAAGCTGGAGCAAGATCCGGACAACGCCCATTTACGGCGCCAGCTGGCGCTGCTTGGCAGAGCCTCGATCACGACGCTGCACTCCTTCTGCCTTGAGGTCATCCGGCGCTATTATCAACTGATTCCGCTAGACCCTGGTTTCCGTATTCTGAATGAACACGAAGCGGAGATCATGCGCCAGGAAATCCTTGAGGAGCTGTTCGAGGAAAAATATGAAGAGGCCGGCGAAGACGGCGTGTTCGTGCAATTGGCGGACTGGTTCAGCGGGGAGCGCACCGATGACGCCGTGCATGCGCTCGTTCAGCGGCTGCATGATTTTGCGCGAAGCCATCCGTGGCCGGAGGAGTGGCTGAGAGAGACAGCTGCGGGCTTCTCGCTGCCGGATACCGAAGCCTTGTCCCGCACCCCCTGGGTGCGGAGCATACTCGAGGAGGCGGCGCTGGCGCTGGCCGCCGCGGCCAGCCAACTGGAGCGGGGACGGCAAATCGCCCTTCAGCCCGGCGGACCCGCGCCATACGCCGATAATCTGGCGGCGGATTTGGACATGGTCGAAGGGCTGCGGCGGGCCGTGGAAGAGAGGCCCTGGGCCGAGCTCTATGACCTGTTCAGCGGCGCCGCCTTCGGAAAGCTGAAGCCCTGCAAGAAAGACGCGACTGATCCCGCTCTGCAGGAGACCGTCAAGGGTCTGCGGGACGAAGTCAAGAAGATCATCGTCGAGCTGCAGAATTCGCTGTTCGGACGTCCGGCGGACGCGTTCCTCCGGGAGCTGCATGAAGCGGCTCCGCTGATGACGGAACTGGCGGAAACGGTGATCCTGTTCGGAGAGCGTTACCGCGCGGAGAAAGCGGGCAAAGGGCTGGTCGATTTCAGTGACCTGGAGCATTACTGCCTGGCAATTCTGCGCCACCCCGAGTCGGCGGCGGGATATTCCATGCCTTCGGATGCCGCACTGGAGTACCGGGCGCAGTTCGACGAGGTGCTGCTTGATGAATATCAGGATACGAACAGTGTCCAAGAAGAAATTGTACGGCTGATCTCGAGAGAAGATCCGGGCAACCGGTTCATGGTAGGCGATATGAAGCAGAGTATTTACCGCTTTCGCCTCGCGGAGCCGGGATTGTTCCTGGACAAGTACCGCAGCTATGGCAAGAGCGGATTCAAAGAGGAACACAAGCAGGAAAGTCAGGGAACGGACGAATCTGGCGGCACAGCGATAAGCGAGACTAAAACCGGAGAGAAAAAAGGAATTGTCATCGATCTGTCGCGAAATTTCCGCAGCCGGATGGAGGTCGTTAACGCCGTCAATATGCTGTTCCGCCAGATTATGAACGAAACGGTGGCCGAAATCGCCTACGACGAGCGGGCGGAGCTTGTATACGGCGCTAACTTTCCCGGCGCGGCGGACAAGGGGCCGGATACGTATTTTGCTCCGGAACTGCTGCTGATCGACCGGGGAAGCTCTAAAGGCATGCCGGAGGAAAAGGCCGAGGATGGGGAAGCGGAGACGGCTGAAAGCGAATTGATCGAAAGTGAAACGGCGCAGCTGGAAGCCCGCGCCATCGCCCGGCGGATTATCCGTATGACGGGCATGGATGGCGGCGAGCCGCTGCAGATTTATGATAAGGGACTTGGAACGATGCGCCCGGTTGTTTACGGCGACATTGTGATTTTGCTGCGTTCCGCAAGCCTGTGGGCGCCGCTGATGATGGAAGAGCTAAGGCTGGAAGGCATTCCGGCCTATGGCGACCAGAATAGGGGCTATTTTCAGGCGACCGAGGTGGAGGTTATTCTCTCCCTGCTGAAAGTCGTCGACAATCCTCAGCAGGACATCCCGCTGGCCGGAACGATGCGCTCGCCTGTCGTCGGCCTGACCGAAGAAGAATTGGCGAAGGTGCGCCTGTGCGGCGTAGGCTCGTTTTACGACGCGGTAATCGCGGCGGTCTCGGGAGGCCTAACGGCGGGCGGCGCGGGAAGCACCGGACATGAAGCCGCTCATGCTGCCGTGGCTACAGACGTGACTACAGACGTGACTACAGCCGGCGTCGGGAGCGTAATCGGAAACGAAGTCGAGGGTGCATTCGACGTTCGGGGCGGCGCCGAAAACGCGGAGGAGACGGCGGCTGCCAGCGAGACGGTAAATGCTGAGCCGACGGTGTCCGGTGAGTCGGAAACCGTCGGTCCGGCCATTTCCGTCAGTCTCCGAAATAAGCTGAACCGGTTTCTCGAACAGCTCGAGGGCTGGCGCGATGAGGCACGTCAAGGCGACGTAAGCGGCCTGATCTGGCGCATTTACCGAGAAAGCGGATATCTGGAATGGATCGGCGGTCTTCCCGGGGGCGCCCAGCGTCAGAGCAATCTTAAAGCGCTGTACGACCGGGCGGTTCAATTCGAGAACGATACTTCGGCCCGCGGCTTGTTCCGGTTCCTGGTGTTCATATCCCGGCTCCGGGAGAACGGCGGAGATTTGGGCGCGGCCGGCGGAAGCGGCGAGCAGGGTGAAGGCGTCCGGATCATGACGATCCATAAGAGCAAAGGCCTTGAGTTTCCGGTCGTTTTTCTTGCCGGAATGTCCAAGGGCTTCAACCGGCAGGATCTTTACGCGCCGTTTCTGATGCACAAGGAGCTCGGCTTCGGCCCGCGTTTTCTGGAACGGGAGACCCGGGTCAGCTATCCGACGCTGCCCTATCTCGCCATCGGCCGCCGTTCTCGGCTGGAGCTGTTGGCGGAGGAAATGCGGGTGCTGTATGTGGGGCTTACACGCCCGCGCGACAAGATGATTCTCGTCGGAACCGTCCGGGATCTTGCGGGCAAAGCGGCGAACTGGATGTCGTCGGGCGCCGGAGAAGATCAACTGCTCCCCGATCATCTGCTCGCCCGGGGGCGCAGCTATCTGGATTGGGTGGGCCCGGCGTTGATCCGACACCCCGGCGCGGCGATTTTGCGGAAAATCGCCGGCAAGGAAGGAGCGGCTCCGCTTACCTTGCGTGGCGATCTGTCCAACTGGAGCGTCAGCGTCCTGCCATCCTCCGAACTGGAAGCGGGCGCGCTAACAGCCAGGGATGGCAGAGAAGACGGTGAAGAAGCGAGAAGAACGGCGCTTCATGAACTGAGACGGGGGGTTCCGGTTACGGCTTATGATGGGGAAAAGGCCGGAGCGGCCGAGCGGCTGTCATGGCGTTACCCTTATGAGGCGGCTGCCGGTATTCCGGCCAAGACTTCCGTTACGGAATTGAAATCCCTGTTGTCTTTGCAAGATCAACCTTCGTTCGACCTATTGGAAGAACAGCTTCCCGGAGCACGGGAGCGCAGCTCCGCCGCCGCCGACAGCCTGCATTTGCGGCGTCCGAGGTTCATGGAACAGCGCGGCGTAACCCCGGCGGAACGCGGGACGGTATACCATACCGTCATGCAGCATATTCCGCTGGAGGGCGAGGTTGGCCTTGCCGAAGTGAAGGAGACGCTGGCAAGGCTGGTGCAGCTGTGTATTTTGACGGAAGAACAAGCGGCGGCGGTCGATCCGGAGAAAGCAGCGGCTTTTTACGACCATCCGCTTGGTCGCAGGCTGCTCGCTTCTCCGTGGAAGAGAAGGGAAATGCCTTTCAGCTATATGGTGCCCGCTTCCGAAGCCTACCGGGGTCTTCAGGCTCTGGACAGGGCATCATCGGAGCTGCTTGGAGAGAGCGGCACAGCCTCTCCTTCCGTATTAATCCAAGGGGTTATCGACTGTCTGTTCCGCGAGGAAGGGCGGCTGATCCTGCTGGATTACAAGAGCGATGCGATTCTGGAGCATAAAGGCGGACTGGAAGCACTGGAGGAGAAATACCGCTACCAGCTCAGTCTGTATTCAGAGGCGCTCGGCGATATTTTGGGTGAAGAGATCGCTGAATCATGGTTGTATTTCTTTGACGGCGGCCATGCCGTCCGAGTATCAGGTTGA